The genomic region CCTTGGTAAACACTCTTCAATGTATTATGAAGAAGTGCAGTGTCGCTCAGCTGTGGCTTCAAACTGGTACGtaacatggcgccctgtagtcatgTGAATGCCTTTTTATCAATCATTGAGAAGATCACTTTAAACCGGGTTGTCCATACTCTCTCTATGAATGACTCTGGACATCACATGTCAACAGTTGAGTCTCGTTGGTTCTCATTGGAACTCAACTTAAGAAGTGCATTGCTCAGGAAGCAGTACtgataatacaattggaatagcTAAATTCTTATCAATTATCAACCCACAATGGGACACAATGTTTGTTAATGACATGACAATTTTTTGGGGCCCCATATGTCAAGAATAGTAACCGCCATAAGGCATACATTCTACTGTTGGATGTAAATCAATCCCTCATAATAATTTCCATAAAATCACACTAAGGTATGCACCAGGATACTCACATCAGTTAAACTTTTAGCACTTCTTTTTTGGTCAACATTTTTGGTGACTTTTAGTTCCTTCTAATGTTCGAAAGCTCCATATTCCCTCTTGAGGAACATGACATGCAGATTGGGAAAGGATGTGTTCAGTGGAGCAGGCAAGGtcacttgttaaaataaacaTTGGAATGTACTGTTGTGTTTGCAGGTTGAAAGACATTAAAAAGTGTGATCATGAGTCTGTTATCTTCAAAGTGTACAGCCCAAAAgaggctttttttaaacattcactAACGGTCTCTGCAAAGTCCTCTGCAAACTCGCTTCACTTCATGCGGCCACCTGAAAGCATGCACGGTTCACAGAATAGTTTTCCCCCatccttcaatacacacacctaCCTATGATTCTGACAACTGGGTCGCCAGCTCATCAGTTTGTCGAAGCTCATTATCGCCCAATAATTCGGTCTCAGGTGCTGATGAGTTCTCGTTTTGCCCAAGCTCGGCCTGGGACGTGGCGGCAGTTTGGTCCTTGGTCTTAAAGTCGTCACTGAGCATAGCTGCTCTCTCTGCCACCGAGTTGCTGGAAGGAGCGGTGGTGACATAGCCTGTTGATGTGGAGCCGCTTCCGCTGTGGTGGGACCCAGCTTTGGGGACCATCTGTGGTGGGTGTTGGACTTGCTGGTGGGGCATAGGCATGGAGATTTGCATGGGGTAAAAGTTGTGCAGATACGGGTAAGCTGGCATAGGGTGGTAACCATTGATTGGAATGTAGAGTTGTGGGGGGACCAATGGTCGATGCATCTGACCTTTCATTGGCATAAACTGGGCTTGATGGAAGGGGGAACTCTTTTTGGGGCTTGGGTAGCGTGATGCATTCACTGTGCTCATGCTGATGTTGCTCACTGGGCTGATGCTGAGAGAACTGGTCTGGGTGGTGTTGCTGGTGCCAGAAGTTTGAGCAGAGTTGTTGTAGTTTGAAAGACACTCCCAAGAGCGCAGACGCGTGTGAATGTCCTTAAAGCGAGGCCTTCTTTCCTGGAATTCACTCCAGCACTCCAGCATCAAGGTGTATATCCAGGCCGGGCAGTCGTCAGGACACTGCAATACTTGGTGGCTGCGCACCATATCAATGACATCCTGATTGGAGTAGCCACAATACGGCTGCAGACCGTAACTAAAGGTCTCCCACAGCAAAACACCGTAAGACCAGATATCAGAGTCTGTGGAGAACTTTCCATACATGATAGCCTCAGGTGACATCCAGCGAATTGGAAAAGAGCTTGTTCCCATCAGATTGTAATAATCGGCTGAGTAGACGTCCCTCAAGAGACCTAGATCTAGAATCTTAATGCTAAGTTTGTCAAAAACCAGAATATTCCGAGCTGCGAGGTCTTTGTGGACAATTTGTTGGCTGGACAGGTACTCCATTCCGGCAGCAATCTGGGTGACAACATGAAGGAAATCTGTTGGCTCCAATGTGGATTTTACTGTCCTGTCATCATCGGAGCTGCCAACGTCCGAGTTGGGGGAGCGCATGACCAGGTACTCATGGAGGTCTCCAAGGCTGGAATACGTAAAGATCATGTTCATTGGTTGCTCCTTAATGACCGCGCCCACAAGACAAACAATATTCTGATGCTGAATGTGCGAGCGGAGCAGGGCCTCATGGCGAAATTCCTCAGCCAGGATGGGATCAATCTTGTCCTTTAGTGTCTTAATGGCCACCAACTGTGTTGGCTCACCAGGTGCAGTGCCGTACAGGTGACCCTTGTAAACCTTGCCAAAGCGATCCTCACCAAGCTCCTCCATAAATCGAACAGCTGACACATTGATCTCCCGCAGCTTTGCCTGCAGTCACAAAATGAAAAAGAACACATTCTTTAAGCCAAAAATGAAGAAGTAGCATTTTGTTTGGTATAATACATAACATAATAAGGGTGTCTTAGAATTGTCGATTCAGGGGGGTTTGACTATGAACTTCGAAGTGTAATCAAGGCTGCATGGACGCAAGGCCTGTGTAGATGCGCCGGCAGTGCTCATCGTGCCAACACACATCTTGGGCCTGGAGCTGTAGCTTTGACCAGTTTGCTCGGGCAGGAGGCTTCTGCCACTGCTCCCCTCCAGCAGAAGATAATTGATATTAGCCAACTTATGTAGCTTCTGTATGTGTTGAACCTCTCGCCCAGTGCCGTTATTCCAAAGCTGACCAACTTTAAGTGCTGGGTTGGCAGGATCTCTGCTATCGCATCAAAAAAGTTCCAAAATATGCGCGTATAAAACCACCCTCTGCGCATGTGAGGCCTCTGTTTAAGCGTGCACTGTTTCTCTGTTTTGTTACAAGTGTAGCGTTCCTGTCTTTTGGCACTTAATGGCAGGTTAAATTCATGGCCCGGCAACAATGCTCTTTTCTAATTGGTCGCTTTAAATACCTACTGTCCTCTGGTCAGAGCCCATCCGAGGGAACTGTTACCATCAAATGTTATTTCTGACGGACATTAGACAGTTCctccgggttttttttttttgtgattgtttttttttttattattgcggCAGTATTTTCAGGAAACTTCCAACTTGTGGAAAACATGTGCGAGCTATGCAGGAGACATTTGGGCCGTATGAGTGATAAAGAGTTGACATGATGTTACACAATGTTTTTCCAATTTCGtctacccccccaaaaaaaacaaaaacattttgataggaCAGTTCACTTGCATGTTAGTGTGCCACTCagagatacattttaatttgtgaAAATGATGCTGTTTTTGAAAAATCAGCATTTGCAGATGTGAGGCCGCCACATAATTTGTGGGTATTGGTAGAATTTTTGTGAATAGCGTGATTGTGACATCGCAAATTCCGCGAGGATCTGAAtagagttttgacaaaataacctATTACATTATTCCTTATGTAGTCAAgtgttcaaaataaaaacaatacaataacacAAACATTAATGAGGCCATCACACCTGCGACTTTGGCACTATGATATCAGAGCATCAATAAATTAGCCAGTGTTGATAATAACGGCCTTAGAGTATAACAGCGTTACTAATTGTGTTGCTTTTCCCAGTAACGAGTAATCTATTTAATTACTGTTCCAATCATTGCAACGCCGTTGCCATTACTGAGAATGTGAAGTGGCGTGTTACTATAGTTTGGGTAGATGAAGTGCAAACTGTCAGGTTACAGCCACACATCAGAAAGCAAGGGTGATGAAGTCAAAATTATCAGCAGGAGCGGAGAAATCTGCTGAATAATGTACACAATACAATAGTGTCATCTTCTTTTATTGCTGTCCCTTGGCTGACAGTGCTTGGTGAGTTTGCGCACACACCCCTCCCCTCAGCCCTAATAAACCAGTGTCGAAGAAAATGTTGACATAAACTGAATCCAATAATATTTAATTTCATCTGGTAGATGGGTGGGACAAGTTTGGAATATATCCAATCATAGCTCTTCAATAgcatcaaatataaaaaaaatattagggtGGGGATTAGCAACGATGTAGAGCCAATCAGATGCTTTCATTGTCAAATGATGAAGTTGAAATTCGCATGGTCACCAGCGGCGCCAAAACAAAAAAGGGGTGGATTTGGCATGTTCCACGTCATAATATGTGAACACCAGCAGGCGAGCCATCGATCGTGACATAAACCCAACTGTAAGTTAGCTATGCTGCTTCCACCGCACTCATAAACAAATTATAATGAAGGCACGCATCCTGAGTCCGTTTCACAACATAGCATGAAAATAGTCTCTAAGTTTTGCTGTCCAAGTGGAGGATACAGAAACTTTGAGGCTTGATGCAGTCGACCTAATAATGCACTACTTtgagaaaaatgtttttgtattattcatAAGACTACTGCACTTTTCAGTTTGGTAAATATTGACTATTGCGTGTGAAGTCCTTCTTAAGGTTAGATTCCATTTAAGAATTAGGCCATCAACGTGGATACTTTGAATTATTTCTTTTAGTTTTGTGTTATAGTTTCTCCCCTGAAGGATCTCCACCTTATCGTGATCAAGGGGTTGCGCACCTAAGTGACCTTAAAGGGCTATACCAGCAGGAACTTAGTCTTTAGGTGGGACACCCGACttgtgaaggtagaggcctgatgAAGTGTAGTCCACTTCTCCAGGTTGGAGTTGGACACGTACTGTAGCTAAAAACCAAATTCAATCAAAAAAGCAGATACTACTATATTAACACAGAAAAAAAGTGCTGAAACATGATGGAACAGGTGTTGCCTCCGTCACATTTTTTTCTGCCCCCTCAATATATGCCTGCCTAAACCCTGTTGAATGATTAAAATTCGCTTAAGACCCCAATGTTTGTATCAAAATGCAATTTGTTGTCAGAATGTCGTCCAAGAAAGGTTTTaaaagttttatttgaatgcatgTAATTTATTTAcccaaaacttggtaacagttttatataaagttctttcaggctgtTATTTTGTACACAGGTGCAAAAAAATTGCACTACTTAGAGGCCACATTTCCTTTGTGTCTTTTGACCTAAGTTCAATATTTAATGTTGTTTCTGTACGGgatgtttttatacatttttattgctattaGTTACTTTGCTGAGTACTCTTACAATGAGGTAACTGAGTTACTAACGCAATTTTTCTTCTTCAGTGTAGTGAGTGACAGGCTGGCCACctacctggaaaaaaaacaatacattgatACATCGGGGCAAAAAGCAAGGATTCCTGGTTTTTCGGGGTGCCTGGACATGATATGGAGTCAAGTTCAAGCTGCCTAAAAGGGTGGAAGATATCTCAATGTTGTGTTCCTGGACCTAGCAAATGCCTTCGGGTCAGTTTCTAATGATATCCTCTGGGCGGAATTCCACTATTTCAGTGTCCCGGATTCCATAACTGCCCTCGTCAAATCCTATTTCCAGGACCTACAGCTAAGCCTGACAACTGGTGAGTGTACCACGGCGTGGCAGCGACTTCAAATAGGAATAATGGCAGGGTGTACCACCCACCAATTAGGTGGGTGGTCAAATTGGTGGGTGGTCAGAGGTCAAAAGATTAAATCAGGTCTTCGTCTCCTGCCCATCAGAGCCTATATGGATGATATGACAATCCTCACCACAACCAAAGCGTGTCCTAGGTGGCTGCTGGACAAGCTGCAAGGAAACATCCAGTGGGCCCGGACGAAAATAAAGCCAAACAAGTCAAGGAGCATCTCGGTTGTGAGGGGGAAGCTGAGAGAACATCGATTATGTGTGGGTGAGGAGGCTATACTAACAGTGTCTGAGAAGCCTGTCAAGAGTCTTGGATGGTGGTATCATGCCACCCTCAAAGACACAGAGCATGTGGACCAGCTCAAGCAGGATTCCATAGCTAGCCTTGAACACATCGATAAGACCATGGTGCCTGGCTGTGGTGCCTCCATTTTGTGAATGTGGCCTCTTACCATCTGTGACATACCAACCACAAAGGTAGAAAGTTTAAGAGGGGGGTTAGCTCATTTGCCAGGAGGGGCCTGGGTCTTCCCAAATGCTTCAGTAACATCGGACTGTATGGAAGAGGTGTTCTGAAACTTGCTGTTTCCAGCCTAGtagaggattttaagtgtgcaAAGATAAGGTTAAAAAATGATGCTAACAGAGTCTCGTGACACATGCTCCTAGCCTTGTGACTGGCAGGAAATGGACTACagcgggccctgcgatgaggtggcgacttgtccagggtgtacctcgccttccgtccgattgtagctgagataggcaccaacgccccccacgaacccaaagggaataagcggtagaaaaatggacggatggactgCAGCGGCAGCTACTCTGAAAGCAAAGGAGGATCTTAGGCATAGAGACATTGTCAGTCTTTTGCAGCAAGGGAGAGGAGGCCTGGGCCTTGGTTAGAGCAGACCGTTGTGGCATAAGGCTGCTCCAGCTCGGCGACGCTGGCTGGTTGTGGAGGCTGTACGTCGGTACGAGCAGGCGGCAAGATGTGCAAAGGCT from Nerophis ophidion isolate RoL-2023_Sa linkage group LG17, RoL_Noph_v1.0, whole genome shotgun sequence harbors:
- the ror2 gene encoding tyrosine-protein kinase transmembrane receptor ROR2; translated protein: MNFSFPVRNLFWMCFFLLGVVMRCFGGPGLSVDVDSPVESQSGTAPTQEGYFLEVVEPVNNITHFQGQTATLHCKVVGNPRPIIRWLKNDAPVVQEQGRITIRKTEAGSKLRIQDLDTTDTGYYQCVASNSLKVISATGVLYVKLGQMPTHGPDDSSQEKGFCQPYRGIACARFIGNQSIYVESLQMQGESENRITAALTMIGTSTHLSDQCSKFAIPSFCHYVFPLCDEGSRSPRRRQLCRDECEALENNLCHAEYSVARANPMILMQLELPRCHLLPRPGTLDAASCMRIGVPSEKLHTQYPTDQSCYNGSGADYRGTVSATTSGHHCQPWSTQYPHSHHLAQEYPELWGSHNYCRNPGGQMQAPWCFTLNPRVRVDICDIQPCQAPENTRKEILFILIPAIAVPLIIACLFFLVCMCRNKLKTPSDMPPRCQPSSSSNQDIELSLLNQQKHQAKLREINVSAVRFMEELGEDRFGKVYKGHLYGTAPGEPTQLVAIKTLKDKIDPILAEEFRHEALLRSHIQHQNIVCLVGAVIKEQPMNMIFTYSSLGDLHEYLVMRSPNSDVGSSDDDRTVKSTLEPTDFLHVVTQIAAGMEYLSSQQIVHKDLAARNILVFDKLSIKILDLGLLRDVYSADYYNLMGTSSFPIRWMSPEAIMYGKFSTDSDIWSYGVLLWETFSYGLQPYCGYSNQDVIDMVRSHQVLQCPDDCPAWIYTLMLECWSEFQERRPRFKDIHTRLRSWECLSNYNNSAQTSGTSNTTQTSSLSISPVSNISMSTVNASRYPSPKKSSPFHQAQFMPMKGQMHRPLVPPQLYIPINGYHPMPAYPYLHNFYPMQISMPMPHQQVQHPPQMVPKAGSHHSGSGSTSTGYVTTAPSSNSVAERAAMLSDDFKTKDQTAATSQAELGQNENSSAPETELLGDNELRQTDELATQLSES